Proteins from a genomic interval of Chryseobacterium indologenes:
- a CDS encoding 2,3-bisphosphoglycerate-dependent phosphoglycerate mutase, protein MTKLFLVRHGQSLWNLENRFTGWQDIDITEAGIEEAKKAGIALKGEKIDVAFTSALIRAQHTLSIILDEMGKPNIPVIMDKALNERSYGNLEGLNKAETALKYGDDQVRTWRRSFDVVPPGGESLKITYSRVIPYYEMHILPLLKKGENVLIVAHGNSLRALIMYLENLSPEEILEREIATGIPLTYIFDENFHISRIDN, encoded by the coding sequence ATGACAAAATTATTCTTAGTCCGTCACGGACAGTCACTCTGGAATCTTGAAAACAGGTTCACAGGTTGGCAGGATATCGATATAACTGAAGCGGGTATCGAAGAGGCAAAGAAAGCAGGTATTGCATTGAAAGGGGAAAAAATAGATGTAGCTTTTACTTCGGCCCTGATCAGAGCCCAGCATACTCTCAGCATCATTCTGGACGAAATGGGGAAACCCAATATCCCGGTCATCATGGATAAAGCACTCAACGAGCGTTCATACGGAAATCTGGAAGGGTTGAATAAAGCTGAAACCGCCCTTAAATATGGTGACGACCAGGTTCGTACGTGGAGAAGGTCCTTTGATGTAGTTCCGCCGGGAGGTGAAAGTCTGAAGATTACGTATAGCAGGGTTATCCCGTATTATGAAATGCATATTCTTCCTCTTTTGAAAAAAGGTGAAAATGTACTGATTGTTGCTCATGGTAACAGTCTCCGCGCTCTGATTATGTACCTTGAGAATCTTTCTCCTGAAGAAATCCTGGAACGTGAAATCGCTACCGGAATTCCGCTAACCTATATCTTTGATGAGAATTTTCACATCAGCAGAATAGACAACTAA